A section of the Candidatus Limnocylindrales bacterium genome encodes:
- a CDS encoding AAA family ATPase has translation MRVRFAGLELDDHRCELSRDGIPIAVEPRVFDLLSYLIRHRDRVVMKDELLDRLWPDRDVQEGALSICVHRARRLIEERDGPPMILTVARRGYRFSGPVEVTRRRAAGTWSGDPFVGREREFGDLQAIVDALSSTNLRTAEVTGEEGVGKSALLEEIGTYARRRRMEVLRAAPAPGATNSLYSLWAQVVAAYVTRYDSRSVRLAMGRHLGSLASIVPFLGRWAEPESIDDTDAFHDSLLEAVAISMRAAAADRPVLLLFDDVERADTGSLSLLRRLLPICASAPVLIAVGWSAMTPQLAVVLDAMREREGHRRFELTDLDRPATQRLLDNLSGSPVADHVVDEVMRATGGRPARIEKWWRSESLLRDRNGSTAT, from the coding sequence ATGCGCGTACGTTTTGCGGGGCTCGAGCTCGATGATCATCGCTGCGAGCTTTCGCGCGACGGAATTCCGATTGCCGTCGAGCCGCGCGTTTTCGATCTGCTGTCCTATCTGATCCGGCACAGGGACCGGGTCGTCATGAAAGACGAGCTGCTCGACCGGCTCTGGCCCGATCGCGACGTTCAGGAAGGCGCGCTCAGCATCTGCGTGCATCGCGCGAGGCGTCTCATCGAAGAGCGCGACGGGCCGCCGATGATCCTTACGGTGGCGCGTCGTGGTTACCGCTTCAGCGGGCCGGTGGAGGTAACGCGCCGGCGCGCAGCGGGCACATGGTCGGGCGACCCGTTTGTCGGACGCGAGCGCGAGTTCGGCGACCTTCAGGCGATCGTCGACGCGCTGTCGTCGACCAACCTGCGCACGGCCGAAGTCACCGGCGAAGAAGGCGTCGGCAAATCCGCGCTCCTCGAGGAAATCGGCACGTACGCGCGCCGCCGGCGCATGGAAGTTCTGCGGGCCGCCCCCGCTCCGGGCGCGACGAACTCGCTGTACTCGCTATGGGCGCAGGTCGTCGCCGCTTACGTCACGCGTTACGACTCGCGTTCGGTGCGGCTCGCGATGGGCCGGCACCTCGGCAGCCTGGCCTCGATCGTTCCTTTTCTCGGACGATGGGCCGAACCCGAATCGATCGACGATACCGACGCATTTCATGACTCGCTCCTCGAAGCGGTCGCAATCTCCATGCGGGCGGCGGCCGCCGACCGGCCGGTGCTGCTGCTGTTCGACGACGTCGAACGTGCAGACACCGGTTCGCTGTCGCTGCTGCGCCGGCTGCTGCCGATCTGCGCGTCGGCACCCGTCCTGATTGCGGTCGGATGGTCAGCCATGACGCCGCAACTCGCGGTGGTGCTTGACGCGATGCGCGAGCGCGAAGGACATCGTCGCTTCGAGCTCACCGATCTCGATCGCCCTGCCACGCAGCGGCTGCTCGACAATCTCTCGGGCAGCCCCGTTGCCGACCACGTCGTCGACGAAGTGATGCGCGCAACCGGCGGACGACCGGCACGCATCGAGAAGTGGTGGCGATCCGAGTCGCTGCTTCGCGATCGCAACGGATCGACGGCTACCTGA
- the arsC gene encoding arsenate reductase (glutaredoxin) (This arsenate reductase requires both glutathione and glutaredoxin to convert arsenate to arsenite, after which the efflux transporter formed by ArsA and ArsB can extrude the arsenite from the cell, providing resistance.) has translation MKDVRIYHNPACSTSRNALALLRGAGIEPEIVEYLKEPLSKATLRELAAATGGSIRPLLRAKEAQYQALSLDDPKWSEEELLDFVARYPILLNRPIVVTPHGTRLCRPSESVLDLLPEKS, from the coding sequence ATGAAGGACGTCAGGATCTACCACAATCCCGCATGCAGCACGTCGCGCAATGCGCTGGCCCTGCTGCGCGGCGCCGGCATCGAGCCCGAGATCGTCGAGTATCTGAAAGAGCCGTTGTCGAAAGCCACGTTGCGCGAGCTGGCCGCGGCAACCGGAGGAAGCATCCGGCCGCTGCTTCGAGCCAAGGAAGCCCAATACCAGGCGCTGTCACTCGATGACCCGAAGTGGAGCGAAGAAGAGCTGCTCGATTTCGTCGCGCGCTATCCGATCCTCCTCAACCGTCCGATCGTCGTGACGCCGCATGGCACCAGGCTGTGCAGGCCCTCCGAATCGGTTCTCGATCTGCTGCCGGAAAAATCGTAG
- a CDS encoding ABC transporter ATP-binding protein, which yields MTSSPAMLVIRFMLRYPWRVAAGLGLAVAGSLLGFVFPGITRWFLDDIIPSGDSSRIVPAVLLALGAMALRQLFYALRTVANNAFELRMTHDLRSGLHDKIQHLPLKWFDRQTTGDILMRMSNDVPATQRVIIEGIDQTAPALIQIAVTIGVMLWVHPSLALVTMIPVPLIASGGWIYSRWVQPRANEARDSAGDLSALLHDNIAGIRQIKSYTLEPEKQHAFDQSSMVYRRQQTRLQRAWAIYGPMMGFFGDAGLILLIGFGSWWCIQKDISVGQLVQFLMLLAMLYEPIGRLHTLMSSLMTGLISAPRVFEILKMEESEDLQSGRQLTHVDGAIRFDDVCFQYDEHRLVLDHVFMDVRPRQTVALVGATGSGKSTMFQLLTRLYEPTHGAILLDGTPIGEFSKASLRDAIGYVSQDSYMFNTTVRENLLLGKFDATEEELWEALRHASADEFVERLEGGLDAEVGERGSHLSGGERQRLSIARAFLKDAPILLLDEATSAVDAKSERLIQSALRKLRHDRTCLIIAHRLSTVRDADQIYVLRAGKVISHGTHDELVRSCDYYAELARLSFGASAAEEAA from the coding sequence ATGACGTCGTCCCCCGCAATGCTGGTCATCCGTTTCATGCTTCGCTACCCGTGGCGCGTTGCCGCCGGTCTCGGTCTGGCGGTGGCCGGTTCGCTGCTGGGCTTTGTCTTTCCCGGGATCACACGCTGGTTTCTCGACGACATCATTCCGTCGGGTGATTCGTCGCGTATCGTGCCCGCCGTCCTGCTCGCGCTCGGCGCCATGGCGCTGCGGCAGCTGTTTTACGCACTGAGAACGGTCGCCAACAACGCGTTCGAGCTGCGCATGACGCACGACCTGCGCAGCGGCCTGCACGACAAGATCCAGCACCTGCCGCTGAAGTGGTTCGACCGCCAGACGACCGGCGACATCCTGATGCGGATGTCGAACGACGTGCCGGCCACGCAGCGTGTGATCATCGAGGGAATCGACCAGACCGCTCCGGCGCTGATCCAGATTGCCGTCACGATCGGAGTGATGCTGTGGGTGCATCCGAGCCTGGCGCTGGTCACGATGATCCCGGTGCCGCTGATCGCATCCGGCGGCTGGATCTACAGCCGCTGGGTCCAGCCGCGCGCCAACGAGGCCCGCGATTCGGCAGGCGACCTCAGCGCCCTGCTGCACGACAACATCGCCGGCATCCGCCAGATCAAGAGCTACACGCTGGAGCCGGAAAAGCAGCATGCGTTCGACCAGTCGAGCATGGTCTATCGCAGGCAGCAGACGCGCCTTCAGCGGGCGTGGGCCATCTACGGACCGATGATGGGTTTCTTCGGAGACGCGGGGCTCATCCTTCTGATCGGCTTCGGTTCGTGGTGGTGCATCCAGAAGGACATCTCGGTCGGCCAGCTCGTGCAGTTCCTGATGCTGCTGGCGATGCTTTACGAGCCGATCGGGAGGCTCCACACGCTGATGAGCTCGTTGATGACCGGCCTGATCAGTGCCCCGCGGGTGTTCGAGATCCTCAAGATGGAAGAAAGCGAGGATCTGCAGAGCGGCCGGCAGCTCACGCACGTCGACGGCGCCATCCGCTTCGACGACGTCTGTTTCCAGTACGACGAGCACCGCCTGGTGCTCGATCACGTGTTCATGGACGTACGCCCTCGCCAGACCGTTGCTCTCGTCGGCGCGACCGGTTCGGGAAAGTCGACGATGTTCCAGCTGCTGACGCGGCTCTACGAGCCGACGCACGGCGCAATTCTTCTCGACGGCACGCCGATCGGCGAGTTCAGCAAGGCGAGCCTTCGCGATGCGATCGGCTACGTGTCGCAGGACAGCTACATGTTCAACACGACCGTGCGCGAGAACCTGCTGCTCGGAAAGTTCGATGCCACCGAGGAGGAGCTGTGGGAGGCGCTGCGGCATGCGTCGGCGGATGAATTCGTCGAGCGGCTGGAGGGCGGTCTCGACGCCGAGGTCGGCGAACGCGGCAGTCATCTGAGCGGCGGCGAGCGCCAGCGCCTGTCGATCGCCCGCGCATTCCTGAAGGACGCGCCGATCCTGCTGCTCGACGAAGCCACCAGCGCTGTCGACGCGAAGAGCGAACGCCTCATCCAGTCGGCGCTGCGCAAGCTGCGGCACGACCGCACGTGCCTCATCATCGCGCACCGGCTTTCCACGGTTCGAGATGCCGACCAGATCTACGTGCTGCGCGCGGGAAAGGTCATCAGCCACGGCACCCACGACGAGCTGGTGCGAAGCTGCGATTACTATGCGGAGCTTGCGCGGCTGAGTTTCGGAGCCTCGGCCGCCGAAGAAGCGGCCTAG
- a CDS encoding DUF3617 family protein — MRVLFAAAVLVAASRSVHAEGLPVEPGLWEVTWSMPDPLRGEPIRQVERTCVRDRVITAERVNAKMQQCRISNAVIHGPTARWKMRCDTPAGPMTGTGSLRSSPVAVAGSVEMTVALGALEIPVTGAFKGRRIGDCR, encoded by the coding sequence GTGCGCGTGTTGTTCGCGGCGGCCGTGCTCGTTGCCGCGTCGCGCTCGGTGCACGCCGAAGGTCTGCCCGTAGAGCCCGGGCTGTGGGAGGTCACCTGGTCGATGCCCGATCCACTTCGCGGCGAACCGATTCGCCAGGTCGAGCGCACGTGCGTTCGCGACCGCGTCATCACGGCCGAGCGCGTCAACGCAAAGATGCAACAGTGCCGGATCTCGAACGCGGTCATTCACGGTCCTACGGCCCGATGGAAAATGCGCTGCGACACGCCGGCCGGACCGATGACGGGAACCGGTTCGCTGCGCTCGTCGCCGGTCGCCGTCGCGGGATCCGTCGAGATGACGGTCGCCCTCGGTGCGCTCGAGATTCCGGTAACCGGAGCGTTCAAAGGTCGCAGGATCGGCGACTGCCGCTGA